TTTAAAACCCTGTCGCGATAGGCCCTGTATTCCTCCCCCATGGTAACACCTCGATGTAGGTTTGAGCCGGAGAATATAAACCTTACCTCATCTATTCATACCTGCAGAAGAGGACATCGGGAGAAAAAGATAGGCAGGGATGCTCATTTTTGGAGCTTCGAGGCCAGCCATATCAACACCGGGAGCACCACGAAGGCCATCAGGTCCCCGGTATCGCCGGCGAAGGCCAGAACGTTGGCAAAGTCCCTTACGCCTGCAAAGTAAAGCACCGCCGGGGGAACGACCGTCAGGGCCCATGCAGCCTTCCTCCTCATCCCCAGGAACTCCTCGTTGTTGCTCTGCTGTGCCAGGGCGATGCCTATAAAGCTCGTCGTTATGGCGAGCAGGGGTATCAGGTTACCCACGAGCCGTCCGGATCTTCCGTACAGGCTCTCGAGGGCCAGGGTGGCCACCTGAGGAGTCTTCTCTCCGAAGACGAGGAGGAAGGAGGCCATGAATACCGCGTAGATTACCGTTGGTATGAGGAACGCCAGCGCGACCACCCTTCTGGTCTCCGCGTAACTTCCAAGCCCCCTGTAAACGTCCGGGATCACCGTGTGGCAGCCGAGGGCGAAGATGGCCACACCGGTTATGCTCAGCAGACCGTTCCACCTTACGTAGAGGGCCTTTTCCGGGTTCGCGTGGGGCAGGAGCATGGCGGTGACCCCGATGAAGAGGAGGAGCATGACGTAACTCATTATCAGCTCGGTCTTCCCGCTGGCTTCCAGCCCCCTGTAAACTACGATGGAAGCCAGAAACCAGAAGATGGCCGCCCCCATCGTGTCGCTGATCCCAAAGAGACTGGCGAAGACGTTTCCCATGCCGGCGGTGTAGGCGAGGATCGCCCCGAAGCTCATCAGGCTGACGCTCAGGTACATCAGCCATCCCCCCGCTTTCCCGAGGGTTCTCCGGGCGAGGGTGCTCATCTGGGCCCCTCCCATACTGGCGCTGAACTTCAGCACTATCAACGCCGTACCGAGCATGAGGAACATCGCCCCGATTAGCACACCGAGGGCGGGTATCAACCCCACTTTGCTCGCCGCGTAGGGCAGTCCGAGGACACCGGCTCCTATCTGGGTTCCAACGAGTATGGCAAGGGCCTCTTTACCCGTTATGTGCCCTTTCTCCACGCGTATCGGGCTCGTGCGTATGCCCCTCGCTCCTTTCCTTTTTCGTATGCTCTGGATGACCGTTAGCTTCTTGCGCCTCTGGGCCGCGAGTCTCGCCTGATAGTACCGTCCGTGGGAGGTGGTGATCCTCTCCCTCTGAACCCCATCCGACACAGGCATGTTTCTCACCGGCGAATGCTCTCATGAATACAATTTAAACCCTCCTGCGGAAACGTGAAGATCGCTTCAAAGATTCTTCGGTGATACGTTCTTGGACATGATTTTTAAAGGGCGCTGCGTACCTGAAACCATGATAGACGAAGCCGCCAGACTGCTGGCACGTTCGAGGTTTGCGATAGCCTTCACCGGTGCCGGTATAAGTGCCGGGAGCGGCGTTCCCACCTTCAGGGGTCCCGGCGGCCTCTGGAAGAGCC
The window above is part of the Thermococcus sp. P6 genome. Proteins encoded here:
- a CDS encoding aromatic amino acid transport family protein codes for the protein MPVSDGVQRERITTSHGRYYQARLAAQRRKKLTVIQSIRKRKGARGIRTSPIRVEKGHITGKEALAILVGTQIGAGVLGLPYAASKVGLIPALGVLIGAMFLMLGTALIVLKFSASMGGAQMSTLARRTLGKAGGWLMYLSVSLMSFGAILAYTAGMGNVFASLFGISDTMGAAIFWFLASIVVYRGLEASGKTELIMSYVMLLLFIGVTAMLLPHANPEKALYVRWNGLLSITGVAIFALGCHTVIPDVYRGLGSYAETRRVVALAFLIPTVIYAVFMASFLLVFGEKTPQVATLALESLYGRSGRLVGNLIPLLAITTSFIGIALAQQSNNEEFLGMRRKAAWALTVVPPAVLYFAGVRDFANVLAFAGDTGDLMAFVVLPVLIWLASKLQK